One Streptomonospora salina genomic window, CGGCGTCCTTCGTGGACGATCTGGGATCGCTCGGTGCGCGCGGCCACCGCATCGGCGACGTCGTCGGGAATCTGCCGGAATTCGGTGATGGAGGACAGCAGAGCCGTCGCATAGGCCGGAGTCTGCACGAAGCCGGGCACGATGTCCGGCGAGTAGATCCGGAAATGCGTGGTCTGGCGGTACCGCTCGACGTAGGAGTCCTGAAGCCGTCGCAGCCCGGTCCGCTGCTTGCGCCGCCACTCCACGAACATCGACTCGGCGCTGCGCGAGGAAGCGATGAGGTCCTCTGCGTGCCGCTGGGCTCCGCACGCTGCGCACCAGGTGCGGATATCGGCGTCGGATGGCGGAGTACGCGCATTCTCGATCCGCGACGACTTGGCCTTGTGCCAACCGCAGCGCTCGGCGAGCTCCACACCCGTCAGACCAGCTTCCAGGCGCAGTTCCTTGAGCCGGGCGGCGACCGCGGCACGGGCGGCCTGCGCACTGGAGGAAGGGGAAGACGACATTACAGGGGGGCAGTGGGTTTAAGACTCGGAGACGGAGTATTCCGCGTGGGGGATCGCCCGGTTCCACACGTCGGTGAAGGCGCCCCCGCACAGGCGCGCGAGGTCGGGATCCTCGCTCACCTCCTGGTCGAGCAGGGTCCCTTCGCCGCTGAAGTGGTAGATGCGGATGAGGCGGTCGTCGAACAGCCAGACGTCGTTGCCGGGAAGGGCGATATCCGTTGCCTGGCGGCGCGGTAGCCAGCGCACCTGCTCACCTGCGCGGACGTTGGCCTCGGTGATGTAGTGCTCGTATCGGATGTAGTCGCTCACCGGTTCGGAGACCACCCGCACCCTGCGTACCACCACTCCGCGAGAGACAGCGTCGGATACCGCTTGGTAGTAGGGGTGCCACCAGTACTCCCGGTC contains:
- a CDS encoding helix-turn-helix domain-containing protein produces the protein MSSSPSSSAQAARAAVAARLKELRLEAGLTGVELAERCGWHKAKSSRIENARTPPSDADIRTWCAACGAQRHAEDLIASSRSAESMFVEWRRKQRTGLRRLQDSYVERYRQTTHFRIYSPDIVPGFVQTPAYATALLSSITEFRQIPDDVADAVAARTERSQIVHEGRRRFALLVEEAVLRYRIGDAATMAGQLGYLLSVMSLPTVSLGIIPFTAPRPMWPLEACYIFDDRMVQVELLTTDVTIRAPTEIATYLAAFTELHKLAVYGNQARALITSAIDSLEG
- a CDS encoding DUF6879 family protein, giving the protein MPLSVPTFIDMLADCRKSAVHLEMRDFYAVADEAEDFEAWKRGHRTDWDDREYWWHPYYQAVSDAVSRGVVVRRVRVVSEPVSDYIRYEHYITEANVRAGEQVRWLPRRQATDIALPGNDVWLFDDRLIRIYHFSGEGTLLDQEVSEDPDLARLCGGAFTDVWNRAIPHAEYSVSES